One window of the Runella slithyformis DSM 19594 genome contains the following:
- a CDS encoding metallophosphoesterase family protein — translation MIKHLLLVLFFCLCLETVSAQNGNFSFVFMTDMHLRPDPVVEKAFNKVVQRIAQLKPDFVLSGGDQIFDIMRGNRAKGDSLFTYYLTQTRRFKVPVYNCVGNHDLFGIYEESPEDSSHPDYKLGMFKRYFGAPYYSFNHKGWHFIVLNVLDVDNYKYIGRVDEGQLKWIKNDLSSVKPETPVVVVAHIPLVTTYHDLHPPQNGYLSQPPVSNRNEVLTLFKDHNLKFVLQGHIHWFEDLHIAGKTHYITGGAIAGRPSWRGNTHGSRGFLRFNVSGSDATYEFVSYEDKD, via the coding sequence ATGATAAAGCACCTTCTGCTTGTTTTGTTTTTCTGTCTCTGTTTAGAAACGGTTTCGGCACAAAACGGAAACTTTTCCTTCGTTTTTATGACTGATATGCACCTACGCCCCGACCCCGTCGTAGAAAAAGCATTTAATAAAGTAGTGCAACGAATAGCGCAACTAAAACCTGATTTTGTGCTTTCGGGCGGAGATCAGATTTTTGACATTATGCGGGGGAATCGGGCAAAAGGAGATTCCCTTTTTACCTATTACCTTACGCAGACCCGTAGATTTAAAGTTCCGGTTTACAATTGCGTAGGAAACCACGACCTCTTTGGAATATACGAGGAAAGTCCGGAGGATTCGTCACATCCTGACTATAAACTGGGAATGTTTAAGAGATATTTTGGTGCCCCCTACTATTCATTTAACCACAAAGGATGGCATTTTATCGTCTTAAACGTTCTGGATGTAGATAACTATAAGTATATTGGGAGAGTGGATGAAGGTCAGTTAAAATGGATAAAAAATGACCTCAGTTCCGTAAAGCCCGAAACACCCGTGGTAGTGGTTGCCCATATTCCTTTGGTTACAACTTACCATGACCTGCATCCTCCTCAAAACGGCTATCTCTCTCAGCCCCCGGTTTCTAACCGTAACGAAGTCTTAACCCTTTTTAAAGACCATAACCTCAAGTTTGTTCTTCAAGGACACATTCACTGGTTTGAGGACTTACATATAGCGGGAAAAACCCACTACATAACCGGTGGAGCCATAGCCGGCCGACCATCATGGCGGGGTAACACACACGGTTCAAGGGGCTTTTTGAGATTTAATGTATCGGGTAGTGATGCTACTTATGAGTTTGTATCCTATGAGGATAAAGACTGA
- a CDS encoding xanthine dehydrogenase family protein molybdopterin-binding subunit — protein sequence MSSKSTRRDFIKASAIAGGGFLLSFRWTDAPASPLTGSAAGEVSFNSYLSISPDNVITILSPNPEVGQNIKTSFPMIVAEELDADWKNVKVVQANLDTQKFNRQATAGSGAMQHSWDRLRKAGATARQMLMEAAAKRWNVSSASLTTENGYVWHKETGRKLNYGALATEAAAMPVPTEVKFKEKKDYKLIGKPIHNVDNAEMITGKPLYGLDIYREGMVLAMIERPPFGTKIKSVDTAAAKAMPGIVDVVVFKDKVAVLGKSTWQVTKARKVLKVEYEPDGTVESTTDHERLMKQLLDKEDVKPSRKDGDVDAVFKTAAKVITREYRAPFLSHACMEPMNFFAHVRNDGVELIGPAQLPEDTRKNVAKLLGVDVEKVALQMTRMGGGFGRRQRSDYSMEAAELSSRVKAPVKVMWTREDDMRGGQYRPAMHYRFQAALDAEGNWIGYRMRGVGINSGNSTRPDHFPAGAVPNFLVDSIDHKSPVTTSPWRAPSENFLGFAEQSFFDEVAEAAHRDPIEFRLAYLDKAKKSPVGAVKYDIDRMKGVIELVAEKSGWGKNKKVFQGFSAYFSHGSYIAQVAEIEIQQGKPVLLKMVAAVDCGVVVNLSGAYQQVKGGIIDGLGHALYGEVTLKDGVPDQKNFDTYRLIRMKEIPDVEVYFVDSAINPTGLGEPALPPAAAALANAFFKATGKRLYNQPFTKEEAMKGGKLGGK from the coding sequence ATGTCTTCAAAATCAACCAGAAGAGATTTTATAAAGGCCTCTGCCATCGCGGGAGGCGGGTTTCTGCTAAGCTTTCGGTGGACTGACGCACCCGCGTCTCCGCTCACCGGCAGCGCCGCAGGAGAGGTTTCGTTTAACAGTTACCTTTCCATCTCTCCCGATAACGTCATCACCATTTTGTCACCCAACCCCGAAGTAGGGCAAAACATCAAAACGTCTTTTCCGATGATCGTGGCGGAGGAGTTGGACGCGGATTGGAAGAACGTGAAAGTAGTGCAGGCCAATTTGGATACGCAAAAGTTCAACCGTCAGGCCACGGCCGGAAGCGGCGCCATGCAGCATTCATGGGACCGCTTGCGCAAGGCCGGCGCTACCGCTCGGCAGATGCTGATGGAAGCCGCTGCCAAGCGCTGGAATGTTTCTTCGGCATCGTTGACCACCGAAAACGGATACGTATGGCACAAAGAAACGGGCCGTAAACTCAACTACGGTGCATTGGCTACGGAAGCGGCGGCGATGCCGGTACCGACGGAGGTAAAATTCAAAGAGAAAAAAGACTATAAACTCATTGGTAAACCCATTCACAACGTCGATAACGCCGAGATGATCACGGGAAAACCTCTGTATGGCCTGGACATTTACCGCGAAGGAATGGTATTGGCCATGATCGAACGTCCGCCGTTTGGGACCAAAATAAAGTCGGTAGATACCGCCGCCGCCAAGGCCATGCCCGGGATCGTGGACGTGGTCGTTTTCAAAGATAAAGTGGCGGTGTTGGGCAAATCGACGTGGCAGGTCACCAAAGCCCGCAAAGTTCTGAAAGTGGAATACGAACCCGACGGCACCGTGGAAAGTACGACCGACCATGAACGCCTGATGAAACAACTGTTGGACAAAGAAGACGTAAAACCCTCGCGCAAAGATGGTGACGTGGATGCCGTTTTTAAAACCGCGGCCAAGGTGATCACGCGCGAATACCGGGCGCCTTTTTTATCCCACGCCTGCATGGAACCCATGAATTTCTTCGCGCACGTACGAAATGACGGCGTTGAATTGATCGGGCCGGCCCAATTGCCGGAAGATACCCGGAAAAATGTCGCCAAATTGTTAGGGGTTGATGTGGAGAAAGTGGCGCTGCAAATGACGCGCATGGGCGGCGGCTTCGGCCGCAGACAGCGCTCGGACTATTCGATGGAAGCGGCCGAACTGTCAAGTAGGGTAAAAGCTCCCGTCAAAGTGATGTGGACCCGGGAGGATGACATGCGGGGCGGACAATACCGCCCCGCGATGCACTACCGCTTTCAGGCGGCCCTGGATGCCGAGGGCAATTGGATCGGGTACAGAATGCGCGGCGTGGGCATCAACTCCGGCAACAGCACGCGTCCGGACCATTTTCCGGCGGGCGCCGTGCCGAATTTTTTGGTGGATTCCATTGATCATAAATCTCCGGTGACGACCAGCCCCTGGCGCGCCCCCTCCGAGAATTTTCTGGGATTTGCGGAGCAGTCTTTTTTTGACGAAGTAGCGGAGGCGGCGCACCGCGACCCGATTGAGTTTCGTTTGGCGTATTTGGACAAAGCCAAAAAATCGCCCGTAGGAGCGGTAAAATACGATATTGACCGCATGAAGGGCGTCATTGAATTGGTGGCCGAAAAGTCAGGCTGGGGCAAAAACAAAAAGGTGTTTCAGGGTTTCAGCGCCTATTTTTCGCATGGCTCGTACATCGCGCAGGTGGCCGAGATTGAAATACAGCAGGGAAAGCCGGTATTGCTGAAAATGGTCGCGGCGGTCGATTGCGGTGTGGTGGTCAACCTAAGCGGAGCGTACCAGCAGGTAAAAGGCGGTATCATCGACGGCCTAGGACACGCATTGTACGGCGAAGTAACCCTCAAAGACGGCGTGCCGGACCAAAAAAACTTTGATACCTACCGCCTGATCCGCATGAAGGAAATCCCCGACGTAGAAGTGTATTTTGTAGACAGTGCCATCAACCCCACGGGCTTGGGAGAGCCGGCCCTTCCGCCGGCCGCGGCGGCTTTGGCCAATGCCTTCTTTAAAGCCACGGGAAAACGTCTTTACAATCAGCCTTTTACCAAAGAAGAAGCGATGAAAGGGGGGAAGCTTGGGGGGAAATAG
- a CDS encoding (2Fe-2S)-binding protein encodes MAIYTLQINQKNYRVDVEEDTPLLWVLRDTLGLVGTKYGCGIAQCGACTVHLNGTAVRSCVLPVSAVGKQKVTTIEGLSANGEHPVQKAWSEMDVPQCGYCQAGQIMTAAAFLNKNPKPSPEQIEEAMNGNICRCGTYHRIREAVALAAAKRK; translated from the coding sequence ATGGCAATCTACACCTTACAGATCAATCAAAAGAACTACCGCGTAGATGTCGAAGAAGATACCCCGCTATTGTGGGTGCTCCGCGATACGCTTGGACTGGTCGGCACCAAATATGGTTGTGGGATTGCGCAGTGCGGAGCGTGTACGGTGCATTTGAACGGTACGGCGGTGCGTTCCTGCGTATTGCCGGTGTCGGCGGTAGGGAAGCAAAAAGTAACCACGATCGAAGGGTTGTCGGCCAATGGCGAGCATCCCGTGCAGAAAGCCTGGTCGGAAATGGATGTGCCGCAATGCGGCTATTGTCAGGCGGGGCAAATCATGACCGCAGCGGCTTTCCTAAACAAAAACCCCAAGCCCTCTCCCGAGCAGATCGAAGAGGCCATGAACGGCAACATCTGCCGTTGCGGCACCTATCACCGCATCCGTGAAGCCGTCGCCCTCGCCGCCGCCAAACGCAAATAA
- a CDS encoding NUDIX hydrolase: MNNPSQQNYIHQVSIDCVIFGYHDRQLKVLIPKINFKGDFWALPSGFVYQDEDIDQAAERILRERTGISNIYLEQFHVFGKADRNSMEFLDRLIELNPEKLGEKRHKQQEYDWFTQRFISIGYYALVDIQKVIPQKTGLDESIEWYTLQELPAMIMDHNRIVASALQALRSDLDEKLNAFNLLPETFTMKEVQELYETIFDKPFVRTNFQKMILDLNVLERLEKKFTGAANKAPYLYTFKK; the protein is encoded by the coding sequence ATGAATAACCCAAGTCAACAAAACTATATCCACCAAGTCTCCATTGATTGTGTCATTTTTGGCTATCACGACCGTCAACTCAAAGTCTTGATTCCCAAAATCAACTTTAAGGGGGATTTTTGGGCGTTGCCGAGTGGTTTTGTGTATCAAGACGAAGACATTGATCAAGCGGCGGAACGAATTCTTCGGGAAAGAACCGGTATCAGCAACATCTATTTGGAGCAATTTCATGTGTTTGGCAAAGCGGATCGCAACAGTATGGAATTTCTTGACCGTTTGATTGAATTGAACCCCGAAAAGCTGGGGGAAAAACGTCACAAACAGCAGGAATACGACTGGTTTACCCAACGGTTTATTTCCATCGGTTACTATGCTTTAGTGGATATTCAAAAGGTGATTCCTCAAAAGACCGGTCTGGACGAGTCCATTGAATGGTACACGCTTCAGGAATTGCCTGCGATGATCATGGATCATAACCGGATCGTTGCTTCGGCTTTGCAGGCCCTCCGCAGCGACCTCGACGAAAAACTGAATGCATTCAATCTGCTGCCGGAAACCTTTACCATGAAAGAAGTGCAGGAACTGTACGAGACCATTTTTGATAAGCCTTTTGTCCGCACCAATTTCCAAAAGATGATTCTGGACCTGAATGTGTTGGAGCGGTTGGAGAAGAAGTTTACGGGTGCCGCCAACAAAGCTCCCTATTTGTATACATTCAAAAAATAA
- a CDS encoding aldo/keto reductase — protein sequence MEKRTLGSSDLEMSAIGLGCMGMSFGYGPAGEKSEMIKVIRAAVEQGVTFFDTAEVYGPFANEELVGEALAPFKGETVIATKFGFNFIDGKMTGVNSRPENIRKVAEASMKRLKVDVIDLFYQHRVDPKVPIEDVAGTVKDLIQEGKVKHFGLSEAGAATIRKAHAVQPVTALQSEYSLWTRQHETEIIPTIEELGIGFVPFSPLGKGFLAGKIDENTKFSEGDIRNLLPRYTEEARVANKVLLNIIERFAKEKEATNAQIAIAWVLAQKPWIVPIPGTTKLHRLTENNGAIHITFTDSELAELTAASEAVKVMGTRYTEAMEKSTGL from the coding sequence ATGGAAAAGAGAACATTAGGCAGCAGCGACTTAGAAATGTCCGCCATCGGATTGGGTTGTATGGGAATGAGTTTTGGCTATGGACCGGCCGGCGAAAAATCAGAGATGATCAAAGTGATTCGCGCGGCGGTGGAGCAGGGCGTTACGTTTTTTGATACGGCCGAAGTATATGGCCCGTTTGCCAATGAAGAATTGGTAGGGGAAGCCTTAGCGCCCTTCAAAGGAGAGACGGTGATTGCGACCAAATTCGGTTTCAATTTTATAGACGGTAAAATGACAGGCGTAAACAGCCGTCCCGAAAACATCCGAAAAGTAGCGGAAGCGTCCATGAAACGGCTTAAAGTAGACGTTATTGACCTGTTTTACCAACACCGCGTAGACCCCAAGGTACCCATCGAAGACGTGGCCGGAACGGTGAAAGACTTGATTCAGGAAGGTAAAGTGAAACATTTCGGTCTGTCGGAAGCGGGGGCTGCGACCATTCGTAAAGCCCATGCCGTACAACCCGTTACGGCCCTGCAAAGTGAATATTCTCTCTGGACACGTCAGCACGAAACGGAAATCATTCCAACTATCGAGGAATTAGGCATTGGGTTCGTTCCTTTCAGTCCGCTTGGTAAAGGCTTTTTGGCGGGAAAGATTGATGAAAATACCAAGTTTTCCGAAGGCGATATTCGTAATCTATTGCCAAGATACACCGAAGAAGCACGGGTGGCCAATAAGGTGCTCTTGAATATCATTGAGCGTTTTGCCAAAGAAAAAGAAGCCACAAATGCACAGATTGCAATCGCATGGGTTTTGGCCCAAAAACCATGGATCGTCCCGATTCCGGGTACGACAAAGTTGCATCGTTTAACGGAAAACAACGGCGCAATACATATCACGTTTACGGATTCAGAATTGGCCGAATTAACCGCCGCTTCGGAAGCAGTGAAGGTGATGGGAACTCGCTATACGGAGGCGATGGAAAAAAGTACGGGTCTTTGA
- a CDS encoding helix-turn-helix domain-containing protein, whose protein sequence is MEKIESIKNFYNRRFEWIPESLSKDIGHVNVFRLPHPANKPVPYRRRDFFKVTLCRGGSRIHYADKVFSFEKQALVFSNPFIPYKWEHIDEEVVGFYVIFNTSFFHQFGNLIQYEVFQPVGTHVFELDDTQFEHLCGIYEKIEEELSSEYIHKYDAIRNLIYELIHYAMKTRPSTRIEQLPINASQRIHWLFLELLERQFPIDENHTEIKLRTASDFASQLNVHINHLNRAVKATSGKTTSQVIAERILQEVKIMLRHSNWNVAEIAYALGFTEVTHFNNFFKKHIGTSPSKFRKV, encoded by the coding sequence ATGGAAAAAATTGAATCGATAAAAAATTTTTATAATCGGAGATTTGAATGGATACCGGAAAGCCTGAGTAAAGACATCGGGCACGTAAATGTGTTTAGACTGCCGCATCCGGCCAATAAGCCGGTGCCGTATCGTCGACGTGATTTCTTCAAAGTGACTCTCTGCCGAGGGGGTAGTCGTATTCACTACGCTGATAAGGTTTTCTCATTCGAAAAGCAGGCACTTGTTTTCTCCAATCCTTTTATCCCCTATAAATGGGAACATATCGACGAGGAAGTAGTGGGCTTTTATGTGATCTTTAATACGAGCTTCTTCCATCAATTCGGCAATCTGATTCAATATGAGGTATTTCAGCCGGTAGGTACGCACGTATTTGAATTGGATGATACCCAATTTGAGCATCTGTGCGGAATATATGAGAAAATAGAGGAAGAACTCAGCTCCGAATACATTCATAAATACGATGCCATCAGAAACCTGATCTATGAGTTGATTCATTATGCGATGAAAACCCGCCCGTCGACCCGTATTGAGCAACTGCCCATCAATGCCTCCCAGCGGATTCATTGGTTGTTTCTGGAACTGCTCGAACGGCAGTTTCCGATTGACGAGAACCATACTGAGATCAAGCTGAGAACGGCTTCCGACTTCGCTTCTCAACTCAATGTACACATCAATCATCTAAACAGGGCCGTAAAAGCGACAAGTGGAAAAACCACTTCGCAAGTGATCGCTGAGCGCATTCTTCAGGAAGTCAAAATTATGTTGAGACACAGCAACTGGAATGTGGCTGAAATCGCTTATGCTCTGGGTTTTACGGAGGTAACCCACTTTAATAATTTCTTTAAGAAGCACATAGGAACAAGTCCGTCGAAATTTAGGAAAGTATAA
- a CDS encoding DUF2911 domain-containing protein — translation MKQSIKVLTISLICLFAANSMSFAQTTPPDKSKRPSQPATASGKFGNSTLTIDYSSPAVKGRKVWGELVPYDKVWRAGANEATTITTDGELTVAGKKLPAGKYSFYVMPTEKDWTVIVNSQTGQWGIKRGGETTRLPENDVLTASVTPKKSSIFNENLVYEVTKDGFVLKWENMELPVSVK, via the coding sequence ATGAAACAAAGCATCAAAGTTTTGACAATCAGCCTCATTTGCTTATTTGCGGCAAATAGTATGTCTTTTGCCCAGACAACACCGCCGGACAAATCAAAACGACCAAGTCAGCCGGCAACGGCTTCCGGGAAATTCGGTAACAGCACGCTGACGATTGATTACAGCAGTCCTGCGGTAAAAGGCAGAAAAGTCTGGGGCGAATTGGTGCCCTACGATAAGGTGTGGAGAGCCGGGGCCAATGAGGCGACCACCATCACCACCGACGGTGAATTGACCGTAGCAGGCAAAAAACTTCCGGCCGGCAAGTACTCCTTTTATGTCATGCCGACGGAAAAGGACTGGACGGTTATCGTTAATTCGCAAACCGGACAATGGGGCATCAAACGGGGCGGTGAAACAACTCGCCTACCCGAGAACGATGTATTGACGGCATCGGTAACTCCCAAAAAATCAAGCATTTTTAACGAAAATCTGGTGTATGAAGTCACTAAAGATGGGTTTGTACTTAAATGGGAGAATATGGAGCTGCCTGTTTCTGTGAAGTAA
- a CDS encoding glycosyl hydrolase: MKMKKSIKSVLPLLLLSLAGYAQDKNQFQTPPNSAKPRVWWHWMNGNITKEGIQKDLEWMSRVGIGGFQNFDANLFTPVVVPRKLVFMTPEWKDAFKFMTQTADQKGLEMAIAGSPGWSVTGGPWVEPKDAMKKYVWTETRIEGGKAFTGKLPRPADVIGKFQNVLIGAGGLTGGFVGEKPNFYQDALVIAYRLPKADKPFAELNPKVTSSGGKFTLKDLNDSDLSNAQFVPPMEVGQDMWIQYEFETPQTFKAFSIAGAIESALSEFRGAPENRSLKVSDDGVNFREIAKVSGSTVPLNTVAFAPVTAKFWRIAIKTLPPAGNPFGGMMGNAGGGPAKSDGVNVAEFVLYNTTRIDQWEDKAGFSPWKEAGNGQFPNVDDAINTEDVIDITGKMSADGTLNWTAPAGNWSVLRLGYSLTGRQNHPASPEATGLEVDKLDKEAVRKYINTYLDMYKDATGGLMGAKGLHYMVLDSYEAGHMNWTKSFPDEFRKRRGYDLKTWVPVLTGRIVKSPQDSEKFLWDFRKTIGELIAENHYDVIGEELKKRGMQRYTESHEGGRIYLADGMDVKRNSDIPMSAMWTPGSLAGGADEEVRSEADIRESASVANIYGKPFVAAESMTSVGKPFQEHPERLKRTADLEMASGLNRFVIHTSVHQPLDDKKPGFSLGPFGQYFTRQETWAEAGGKAWMAYLGRSCYLLQQGRNVADVLYYYGENNNITWICREKLPTIPAGYEFDFVNSSALINAIQAKNGKLVAQSGNTYSVLVLDESATWMTLPVLKKIKTLVDAGVKVIGAKPQRSPSLADNDAEFQKIADEVWKKSNVIAATANANVETRHALSLQQQPDVIIENTKNKIVYRHRQTADQDIYWLNNRSGDATEAEVSFRVTGKVPEWWDPATGKTEKVSYRIKDGRTVVPLKFEAWDAFFIIFKDKATTAGYTKPATTETALASISTPWTVSMNGKNVSMDKLTSWTESTDTDVKYFSGTATYDNTFKVASVDKSERYVVDLGDVKNIAEVIVNGKNVGVAWKKPFKVDITDAVKAGDNSIQVNVTNLWPNRLIGDAQPDVKQKTTFTTMPFYRADSPLLPSGMMGEVKVSVVK, encoded by the coding sequence ATGAAAATGAAAAAATCAATAAAATCTGTTTTGCCCTTGCTGCTTTTGAGTTTAGCAGGATATGCCCAGGATAAAAATCAGTTCCAAACCCCGCCCAATTCGGCCAAACCGCGCGTTTGGTGGCATTGGATGAATGGGAATATTACGAAGGAAGGAATCCAAAAAGATTTGGAATGGATGAGTCGCGTGGGGATTGGCGGTTTTCAAAATTTCGACGCCAATTTGTTTACCCCCGTAGTGGTGCCCAGGAAATTGGTCTTTATGACGCCCGAGTGGAAAGATGCATTCAAATTTATGACCCAAACGGCTGACCAAAAAGGACTTGAAATGGCCATTGCGGGTTCGCCGGGATGGAGCGTCACGGGTGGCCCGTGGGTGGAGCCTAAAGATGCCATGAAAAAGTACGTTTGGACAGAAACGCGCATCGAAGGAGGTAAAGCGTTTACGGGTAAATTGCCGCGACCTGCTGACGTAATCGGGAAATTTCAAAATGTACTGATTGGGGCAGGAGGTCTTACGGGAGGATTTGTGGGAGAAAAACCCAACTTTTACCAAGATGCATTGGTGATTGCCTACCGTTTGCCCAAAGCCGATAAGCCGTTTGCGGAACTGAATCCTAAAGTAACGTCAAGCGGTGGAAAATTTACATTAAAAGACCTGAATGACAGTGACTTGTCGAACGCGCAGTTTGTGCCTCCGATGGAAGTGGGACAAGATATGTGGATTCAATATGAATTTGAAACGCCGCAAACATTCAAGGCGTTTTCGATAGCGGGCGCGATAGAAAGTGCCTTGAGCGAATTTAGAGGCGCGCCCGAAAACCGCAGTTTGAAAGTAAGTGATGATGGCGTTAATTTTCGGGAAATCGCCAAAGTTTCAGGAAGTACAGTACCTCTGAATACCGTCGCTTTTGCTCCGGTGACGGCCAAATTTTGGAGAATTGCGATAAAAACGCTTCCACCGGCGGGCAATCCCTTCGGTGGGATGATGGGCAACGCCGGCGGTGGTCCTGCCAAATCGGATGGGGTTAATGTGGCGGAATTTGTGCTCTACAACACCACACGCATTGATCAATGGGAAGACAAAGCCGGCTTTTCGCCGTGGAAAGAAGCGGGAAACGGACAATTTCCGAATGTCGATGACGCAATAAATACTGAAGATGTGATTGATATAACGGGCAAAATGAGCGCCGATGGCACCCTGAACTGGACAGCCCCCGCGGGGAATTGGTCCGTATTGCGTTTGGGGTATTCCCTTACCGGGCGTCAAAATCACCCTGCCTCGCCGGAAGCTACGGGCTTGGAAGTGGATAAACTGGACAAAGAAGCCGTCAGAAAATACATCAATACCTATCTCGATATGTACAAAGATGCTACCGGCGGTTTGATGGGTGCCAAAGGGCTGCATTACATGGTGTTGGACAGCTACGAAGCGGGACACATGAATTGGACCAAGTCATTTCCTGACGAATTTCGGAAAAGACGCGGTTATGACCTAAAGACGTGGGTTCCTGTATTAACGGGCAGAATCGTAAAATCGCCGCAGGACAGCGAGAAATTTCTGTGGGATTTTCGGAAAACCATTGGCGAGCTAATTGCTGAAAATCATTACGATGTCATTGGCGAAGAACTCAAAAAAAGGGGAATGCAGCGCTATACCGAATCGCACGAAGGCGGGCGTATTTACCTGGCTGATGGGATGGATGTGAAGCGTAATTCTGATATTCCGATGTCGGCCATGTGGACGCCGGGAAGTTTGGCCGGCGGAGCCGACGAAGAAGTTCGCAGCGAAGCGGACATCAGAGAGTCGGCATCGGTGGCCAATATTTACGGAAAACCGTTTGTGGCGGCAGAGTCAATGACCTCCGTTGGCAAACCGTTTCAGGAGCATCCCGAACGCCTCAAACGTACAGCTGACCTGGAGATGGCGTCGGGCTTGAATCGTTTTGTTATCCACACTTCCGTACACCAACCGCTTGATGATAAAAAACCGGGCTTTTCGCTCGGACCGTTCGGGCAGTATTTTACCCGTCAGGAAACCTGGGCTGAAGCAGGCGGTAAGGCGTGGATGGCGTATTTGGGGCGCAGTTGTTATTTGTTGCAACAGGGCCGCAACGTAGCCGATGTATTGTACTACTACGGCGAAAACAACAACATTACGTGGATTTGCCGAGAAAAACTGCCAACGATTCCGGCAGGGTATGAATTCGATTTTGTAAACTCATCCGCGCTTATCAATGCCATCCAAGCCAAGAACGGAAAATTAGTAGCGCAAAGCGGTAATACTTACAGCGTATTGGTGTTGGACGAATCTGCTACATGGATGACATTGCCTGTGTTGAAAAAAATAAAAACATTGGTTGATGCCGGTGTGAAGGTAATCGGAGCAAAACCCCAAAGATCACCAAGCCTGGCCGATAATGATGCCGAATTTCAAAAGATTGCTGACGAGGTTTGGAAAAAATCCAACGTAATCGCCGCCACCGCCAACGCCAACGTAGAGACAAGGCATGCCTTGTCTCTACAACAACAACCCGACGTGATCATCGAAAATACAAAAAACAAAATTGTGTACCGCCACCGCCAAACGGCTGACCAAGACATTTACTGGCTCAATAACCGCAGCGGCGACGCCACCGAGGCCGAGGTGAGTTTTCGGGTAACGGGCAAAGTGCCTGAATGGTGGGACCCTGCTACGGGGAAAACGGAAAAAGTAAGCTACCGGATCAAAGACGGTCGTACCGTTGTACCGCTCAAATTTGAGGCTTGGGATGCCTTCTTCATTATTTTCAAAGACAAAGCAACGACCGCCGGTTATACCAAGCCGGCCACCACAGAAACCGCGTTGGCTTCCATTTCAACCCCTTGGACAGTAAGCATGAACGGTAAAAATGTAAGCATGGACAAGCTGACTTCCTGGACGGAAAGTACGGATACGGACGTGAAATATTTCTCAGGAACCGCGACCTATGATAATACCTTTAAAGTGGCTTCCGTTGATAAATCAGAAAGATATGTGGTCGATTTGGGGGATGTTAAAAATATCGCGGAGGTGATCGTCAATGGGAAAAATGTGGGAGTGGCGTGGAAAAAACCGTTTAAAGTGGATATTACCGACGCCGTAAAAGCGGGTGATAACAGTATTCAGGTAAACGTAACCAACCTGTGGCCCAACCGACTCATCGGCGATGCCCAACCGGACGTGAAGCAAAAAACAACCTTCACTACCATGCCGTTTTATCGAGCCGATTCGCCCTTGCTGCCGTCGGGGATGATGGGAGAGGTAAAAGTGAGTGTGGTGAAATAG
- a CDS encoding sugar phosphate isomerase/epimerase family protein: protein MSCFSAVLSAQDRAKGTPTKSKVVEWKLGVALYTFSTMSFPEQLAYADSASLKYVEGFVFAKAGKELKDTVLFKLSPVGIQALKKKVADQGLKMESVYIIGGKTVADWQRDFEVAKAFGVKYVTAEPPRNLWDSVDSLAGAYGIKVALHNHWKGNSIYWHPDSVLAALKGHPNFGACPDLGHYPKSGINPVLALKKLEGKIIGIHLKDIAEYNNNKIQDVPVGTGVVDFPAVFTELKQQRFKGYVMFERDTKEQPNNLASLRQMVDYYHSTLGLPR, encoded by the coding sequence ATGTCTTGTTTTTCAGCAGTGTTATCCGCTCAGGACAGGGCGAAGGGTACACCAACTAAATCAAAAGTTGTCGAATGGAAATTGGGCGTGGCGCTTTATACCTTCAGTACGATGTCGTTTCCCGAACAATTGGCTTATGCCGACAGCGCTTCCCTAAAATATGTGGAAGGATTTGTGTTTGCCAAAGCGGGTAAGGAGCTGAAAGACACGGTACTATTCAAACTATCCCCCGTTGGAATACAGGCATTAAAGAAAAAAGTGGCCGACCAAGGCCTTAAAATGGAGTCCGTCTACATCATTGGCGGAAAAACGGTTGCGGATTGGCAACGCGATTTTGAAGTGGCAAAAGCCTTTGGCGTAAAATACGTAACGGCTGAACCGCCCCGAAACTTATGGGACAGCGTGGATAGTTTGGCGGGAGCTTACGGGATAAAAGTGGCCCTGCACAACCATTGGAAAGGAAACAGCATTTACTGGCATCCTGATTCGGTGTTGGCAGCGTTGAAAGGCCACCCTAACTTCGGTGCCTGCCCTGACCTTGGGCACTATCCCAAGTCGGGAATCAATCCTGTATTGGCATTAAAGAAGCTGGAGGGTAAAATTATCGGGATTCATCTCAAAGACATTGCAGAATACAATAACAACAAGATTCAGGATGTGCCTGTAGGAACGGGAGTGGTTGATTTCCCGGCCGTTTTTACGGAGTTGAAACAACAGCGCTTTAAAGGTTACGTCATGTTTGAGCGAGATACCAAAGAACAACCCAATAACCTTGCTTCTCTGAGGCAAATGGTCGACTATTACCATAGCACCCTTGGCTTACCCCGTTGA